A part of Deltaproteobacteria bacterium genomic DNA contains:
- the rsmA gene encoding ribosomal RNA small subunit methyltransferase A — protein MTRQRDILQPGIHKPGFPRPKRSLGQNFLVHQGTIETIVRLSGIQPGDRVVELGVGLGTLTRELSKKASKVTGLEIDERLIKWVREKRPLPWNVELRHSDILRVSFQGLAEELGGPLKIIGNLPYNISSQIIFKLIEERNHIDRAILMLQKEVAERLASRPGSKAYGILSVITGYCADVARLMDIPPGLFRPRTKVTSTLVQLEFREPVIVATDFALFKNIVRKAFQKRRKKLINALKGLPPFSQDEILHALKICGIDPGYRAEVLSIKNFVTLSNILDKNVLL, from the coding sequence ATGACCCGGCAAAGAGATATCCTGCAACCTGGTATCCATAAACCAGGCTTTCCACGGCCGAAACGCTCCCTTGGTCAAAACTTTCTTGTCCATCAAGGCACAATTGAGACCATAGTGAGACTGTCCGGCATACAGCCCGGAGATCGAGTAGTAGAATTGGGTGTAGGGCTCGGGACCCTGACCAGGGAGCTTTCAAAAAAGGCCTCCAAGGTTACAGGCCTTGAGATAGACGAAAGGCTGATCAAATGGGTGCGCGAAAAGCGACCCCTGCCATGGAATGTGGAATTGCGTCATTCGGACATCCTCAGGGTCTCTTTTCAGGGCCTTGCGGAAGAACTGGGAGGCCCCCTCAAGATAATCGGCAACCTGCCCTATAATATTTCAAGCCAGATAATATTTAAGCTGATTGAGGAACGTAATCATATAGACCGGGCTATATTGATGCTTCAAAAGGAAGTAGCCGAGCGCCTCGCATCACGTCCGGGAAGCAAGGCTTACGGAATATTATCAGTAATTACCGGATATTGCGCCGATGTCGCCAGATTAATGGACATACCGCCGGGCCTTTTCCGCCCCCGTACCAAGGTCACCTCTACCTTGGTGCAATTGGAATTCAGAGAGCCTGTTATAGTCGCAACGGATTTCGCACTTTTTAAGAATATTGTCAGGAAGGCATTTCAGAAGAGACGAAAGAAGCTGATAAACGCCCTTAAGGGACTGCCCCCTTTTTCCCAGGACGAAATACTTCATGCGCTGAAGATCTGCGGGATAGATCCGGGATACCGGGCAGAGGTCTTGAGCATTAAAAACTTTGTAACGCTGTCAAATATTCTGGATAAGAACGTGCTTCTTTAA